GATATGGAAGGTTTTTGGCTCTGTGATAAGTCTCGGATCATAGCAGTTATCAGCCGATAAGGGGATTTAATTTGCCTATTTCGGTAACGTTACGTCCTCAGTATAGAAGTAGTAGGAAGAAACGAGTTTTTCAAAAGCCGGGATGGCCTTATTAAAGGCAACTTGGTTACTGGAGGTCAACACCAAAACAGCCACGCCGGCCTTTTCGTCAACATAGGCGACAGCTTCGAAATTCCCCTCTTGACCTCCTTTAAACAGGCGGACAAGGGCCGTCTTACCGTCCCCGGTTTTGAGGGGCCGGCTTTCGGTTATGACCATCGATGGATTTTCCTTTTTGAAGTCGGCCACATCTTTGTCGATCATTTTCTGGAGGGTACTGACGCCCTCTTTCTTCTTGCTGGCCCAGCCAGCGTACATCCAGCATCAGCATCGTGGCGCTGGTGTTCGCCTTCTGGGCGTTGGTCGAGAACCACTACTTCCGCGAGCTGAACTACGTCTCGTTGCATTACCTGTACATCAGTCGGGGCATTGCGTCATCGCTGCTGCTGGCGTCGTGGGCGGCGTGGTTCGTGCTGCGCCAGCGCCAGATTGCCGAGGAGGAACTGCGGCGGTCGCGCGAACGCTATCGCGGGCTGCTGGAATCGTCGCCGGGCGCGGTGGCACTGTTTGACGGCTCGCTGCGCGTGTGGGAGTGGAACGCGGCGGCCGAGAGGCTCTACGGATTTTCCAAGGCAGAAGTGATCGGCAACACGTTGCCGACGGTCCCGAAGAACAAGGAAGGCGAGCTGCTGGCTCTTCTGGAGGCGGTGGACGCCGGTACAGCGGTGCTCGACCAGGAGACGCAGCGGCGCAACCGTCAGGACCAGGCGATCGAGGTGCAACTCAGCTTGCTGCCGTTTGGCGAAGGCGGACGGCGGTATGTCATGGAAGTCACGCATGACATCCGCGAGCGGGTGCGGCTGCGGCAGACGTTGCTGGAACTGGAGAAGCTGACGACCATGGGCAAGATGGCCGCGGGCACGGCGCATCACCTGAACACGCCGATGGCGTCCATGCTGCTGCGCGTGCAGATGATGCGCGAGCGAGCGCAGCACAACCATGGATGCGCGTCGGACCTGGAACAACTGGAGAACACGATCGGGTTCTGCCAGCAATTCGTGCGCCGGCTGCTGGATTTTTCGCGCAAACCCGCGCCGCAGAAGCAGCCGGAAGAAGTGGCGCCGCTGGTGGAGGCGGTACTCGGGTTCATGGCGCCGTCGTTCAGCGCGAAGAAAGTGCGCGCGACCGCCAACTTTGCGGCGATTGCGGGCGCCCAGGTGCTGGCCGACCGCAACCAGATCGAAACCCTGCTGCTGACGCTGCTCAGCAATGCGCTAGACGCGGTGTCCACCGGAGGCGAGATCAAGATCTGCGGGCACGAATCGCGCGACACCCTGGAAATCGAGATTCGCGACAACGGCTGCGGCATTTCCGACAGCGATAGCGCGCATGTGTTCGAGCCGTTTTTCACCACCAAGCCGCCGGGCAAGGGAACCGGCCTGGGACTGGCGATCGCGCGCAACATCGTGGCGGAACACGGCGGCACGATTCGCCTGGACGGTGCGCCGGGCCAGGGCGCAGTGGCGTCGGTGCGGTTGCCGCTGTGGACGGCGGGCCGCATGAATACAGCGGTCTTCGCGCAGGAGGCGACATCGTGACGCCGGACGGCGCAAGCGTCGAGATCCTGGTTGTTGACGACGATGCCGGTCTCGCTGGCACGTTACGCGATTTTCTCGTCGAGCAGGGATACACAGTGGTGGTGGCGCTGTCGGGCGCGGAGGCGTTGGCGGCGAACCAGGAGAATCCGCGCTTGGCCGTCGCTCTGGTTGATTTGGTAATGCCGCTGACCGATGGGCTGACGCTGATGGAGCAGATTCATCAGCGCAATCCCGATCTGCCGGTGGTCATCATGACCGGCTACGCAACGGTGGAGACAGCGGTGGAGGCAATCAAGCGTGGCGCCGAGGACTATCTAACCAAGCCGTTCGACCGGCAGGCGGTGCAGAAAAAAGTCGGGCGGCTGATGGAAGTCCACCGGCTGCGGCAGCGCGTGGCGCAGCTGGAAGCCAATCTGAAGGAAGTCCACGACCCGTTCGAGAACCTGGTGTTCGTGTCGCCGCAGATGCAGCGCGTGGTGGAGCGCGCGCGGGCGGCGGCGGCCAGCGATGCGGCGGTGCTGCTCGTCGGTGAAACCGGCACCGGCAAGGAGATGCTGGCGCGGGCGATTCATGGCGCCAGCCGGAGAGCGGGCGAGCCGTTCGTTGCCATCAACTGCGGCGCCCTGCCGCGCGACCTGGTGGAGAGCGAGCTGTTCGGCTTCCGCCGCGGCGCGTTCACGGGCGCGTACCACGATGCTCCGGGCGTGTTCGCTTCGGCGGGGCGCGGCACGGTGTTTCTCGACGAGATCGGCGAGATGCCGAAAGACGCACAGGTCAAGCTGCTGCGTGTGTTGCAGGAGAAAGAGCTGCGGCCGGTGGGCGGCACACGGGCTGTGCCGGTGGACGTGCGCATCGTCGCGGCGACGAACCGGCCGCTGGCGCAGTTGCGCTCAGAGCTGCTGCGCGAGGATTTGTATTTCCGCATCGCCACCGTAGTGATCGAAGTCCCGCCGCTGCGCGCGCGCCGCGAAGACATCCTGGTCCTTGCCCAGCATTGCGCGGCGCAGTTTTCCGATCGTTACGGGCGGCATATCACGCTGGCACGCTCGGCGACCGAGTTGCTGCTCAACCACGGCTTCGCCGGCAACGTGCGCGAGTTGCAGAACGTGCTGGAAAGCGTGACTGCGTTGTCGCAGGCAGACCCGCAGACGATCACCGACAAGGACCTGAAGCCACTGCTGGGGGCGCCGGCAGCGTCGAATGCGCGTTTTGAGGAGCATCCGCTGGCGCTGGAGGAAATGGAGCGGGTGGCGATCGAGCGCTCGTTGCGCATTTGTCAGGGCAACCGCACCAAGGCGGCGGCGCTGCTCGGGATCTCGCGCGACACGCTCTACCGCAAGATGCGCGACCTGAAGATCCGCGAAGGAGCGGAGCAGGCGAAATGAGCCGTGTCCAGCGAGAATTCGTGTTGTGGGTGGGGATCGCGGTCGCCGCGTTGCTGCTGTTCGTGGGGATTCTTCGCTTCCAGTATCGGAACACCCAAAACCGATTTGCCATCGCGGTGACGCCGCAACCGGCGCGGGGCGACGCCGTCTTCCGCGCCAAAGGATGCGCCAAGTGCCATGGCGAGAGCGCGGCAGGAGGCAAACTTGGGCCGGCGCTGCGGGAGCGCGCCGCCAGCCTGCCGCAACTGGTAACCGCCATGTGGAACCACGCCCCGCGGATGTACGAGGCGATGCGGCAGGCGAAGCTGCCGTATCCCACGCTCAGCTATGACGAGACCGGCCAACTGGTCGCCTACCTGTACCTGACTGGCTATTCCGACGAGCCCGGCGATGCGCGCCGCGGCCAGGAATTGTTCCGCACAAAGCAATGTGCCCGCTGTCACACCTCCGATGGTAATCCCGGCGGCGCTCCCGGGGTGCAGCAACTGGCGGCGGCGGATTCGCCCATCACTTGGACGCAGGCGCTGTGGAACCACGGGTCGGCGATGGAGAGCAGCATGCGCCGGCAGGGCATCGCGTGGCCGCGTTTCCAAGCCAACGAACTGCGCGACCTGTACGCCTACGTGCGGCAAGCGAGCGGAAGGTCAGGTAGCGAGACGCCGGTGCCGTCCGCCGATCCGGACCGCGGCTGGCAGGTGTTCCAGGCGAAGTACTGCATCAATTGCCACTCGCTGAAGAAGGCGCCCGGCGTGGTCGAGGTCAACGCCCCGCCGCAACGGCCCCGGGGGCCGATGCTGGGGCCCGACGGCAAGTTGCCGCCGACGTTTTCACAATTCGGCGCGGCCATGCTGAACCATTTTCCCGATATGCATCGCGCCATGCGCTCGGTGGGGCAGATGCCGCCCAGATTTGAATCGCAGGAAATCCTGGACCTGGCGGTGTTTCTCTACGGGCTCCACTACCTGGAGCCGTCGGGATCGCCGCAGGTGGGAGCGAGCATCTTCGCGTGGCGCGGGTGCGCCGATTGCCACGGAGCACGCGCGGAAGGGACGGCGCGGGGGCCGGCGCTGCGCGGGCGAGGTCAGCCGTACACGGCGGTGCGGCTGGCCACCAATCTCTGGGGCCACGGCACCAAGATGTATGAGCAGAGCCGCAAAGCCGGGCAGACGTGGCCGGTGCTGCAGGAAAGTGATGTGGGGGATTTGCTCTCGTTTCTCAACACTCCCGTGGGCAAATAGCAGCGCCCACGGCCCAAGGTGGATTCGAACGAACGTCCGATTTTCTGACGCCGCCTGATTCTCGGACAGGCGAAGCCGTACCAGCCGCCTTTGCCCACCCACCTCAAGTTCGCCTAAATCAAACCCCGGCAAGAGGATATCGCCTTTTGCACAGGCCGCACCACGGTGGCCCCAAGCGTGCCCCCGTTTGTTCCATGAAGCGAGGGAATAGGAGGAAGGGAGCGATGCCTGTTACGCGCCGCGAGCCTTGGTCGGCCTCTCCGGCGGACAGCATCTCATCGCAGCGACCCCTTCCTCCGTCCCCGATTAAAGGAGCTACCGCCATGCGACGCGTGGACACGCTTGCCTTCCTGGGTCTCTTCCTGCTGTTTGCCGGTGCCGGAACCTTTCTCAGTAAATACACGTTCCTGCCGCTGTGGGTGGTCTGGCTGGTCGGCCCGCTGCTCTGGTACCTGGGGTTTGCCGTCCTGATCTCGTGGATGCTATGGCGGCTGTTTGTGCCGGCGGCCGACGAAGCGCGCGAGCCAGCGCAAGACGAGCACGCCAAGCCGGTGCGCGTCAGCAATTTTGTGGAACACGATTACGACTACGAACCTCTGGAGCCGAAGATGCGGGAAGTACCTGTCTATGGCACGCTGATCATACTCATACTGCTCTCATCGCTGTTTATCTCCCAGTCTTACGCGGCCGATACTGCCGCCGCGGTGTTTACCGGCAAATGTGCCATGTGCCATGACGCCGACGGTCACGGCAAGACGGCCATGGGCGCGAAGTTCAACATCAAGGACCTGGCCTCACCCGAAGTGCAGAAGCAATCCGACGCCGAGCTGACGCAGGTCATCGCCAAGGGCAAAAACAAGATGCCAGCGTATGATGGCAAGCTGACGAAGGATGAGATCGCGCAACTGAGCGCATACGTGAAGGCGCTCGGCAAGAAGAAGTAGCGCTACTAGGGCGGAATTCGTTCCGCGTCGTTACGCACATTCGGGAGGCAAGAATGCAAGTCTTCGAGGCGACAAGCTCGCCCCGCGGAGCAGGAGACTCCGGAACACTCAGGGACAACGCACGGCGGCGATTCATCCAAGTCCTCCTCGGAGGAGGCCTGTTGGCCTCGGCCGCGTCTTTCATCTACCCAGTCCTACGCTACCTGATTCCTCCGGCCGCCACCGACATGGGCGGCGATACGGTGGTTGCCGGCCGGGTCGGGGAGCTGAAACCGAATACCGGCAAGATCTTCCGCTTCGGCAGCCGGCCCGGGCTGCTGATTCTCGGCGCTGACGGCGAATACCGCGCCATGTCGGCCACCTGCACCCACCTGAGCTGCACCGTGCAATACCGCAGCGACCTGAAGCAGGTGTGGTGCGCCTGCCATAACGGCACCTACGACCTGGCGGGGCGCAACGTCTCCGGGCCGCCACCGCGTCCGCTGGAGTTGTTCGACGTGCACGTGCAGGGCGAGGAGATCGTCGTGCGGCGGAAACGGGAGGCGTGAGATGAGCGCATTCGCTCTCGTCAAAGACTGGCTCGACGAGCGCTTCGGCTGGGCCGAACTCACCAAGCCGCTGCGCAAGAAGACCGTCCCCATGCACCGGCTCTCGTACTGGTATTTCCTGGGCGGGATCACCCTGTTCCTCTTCGTCATTCAAGTTTGCACCGGTATTCTCCTGCTGCTGTATTACCGCCCCAGCGCCAATGAGGCGTTCGAAAGCGTGCAGTACATCACCACGCAGGTGCAGTTCGGGTGGCTGGTGCGGTCCATCCATTCCTGGTCGGCGAACCTGATGATCCTGACCGCGTTCGCCCACATGTTCAGCGTGCTGTTTTTGAAGGCGTACCGCAAGCCGCGGGAACTGACCTGGATCACGGGCGCGCTGCTGCTGTTCCTGGCCATGGGCTTCGGCTTCAGCGGGTACCTGTTGCCGTGGAACACGCTGGCGTTCTTCGCGACGAAGGTAGGGACCGAGGTCGCCGGGCAGGTGCCGATCGTCGGCAAGTGGATCGTCATCTTCCTGCGCGGCGGCGAGGATGTCACAGGGGCCACGCTCACCCGCTTCTTCGGTTTCCACGTGGCGGTGCTGCCGGGCATCACGACGCTGTTGCTCGCGGTCCACATTCTCCTGGTGCAAAGGTTTGGTATCAGCGTGCCGCCGTCGGTGGAAGAGCAATGGAAACGCGATCCCGCAGCGGCGCGCGAGATGAAGTTCTTCCCCAATTTCGCCCTGCGGGAAGCGTTTGCCTGGTACATCGCGCTCGGAGTGCTGGGCGCGCTGGCCGCGCTGTCGCCGTGGGGACTGGGCGTGAAGGCGGATCCGTTCGCTCCGGCGCCCGCCGGCATCAAGCCCGAGTGGTACTTCCTGTTCATGTTCCAGACGTTAAAACTGATTCCTGCCAAGATCTGGTTCGTCGACGGCGACCTGTTGGGCGTGCTCGGGTTCGGGCTGGCCGGCGCGGTGTGGGTGCTGCTGCCATTTGTCGAGGGATTGAAGTGGAGGCTGGGGCGCATGTTTGTAACCGGCCTGGGAGTGTTCGCACTGGCGTACATCGTGTCAATGACGATCTACGGCTACATGGCGAAATGAGCGGGGCGAAAGAACAATCATGAGTTCAATTCATAACGAAATCATGGAAGCGCGCGCTGGGGAGCGGTTGAGGGGGACTGCTCCCGCGCGCGCCTCGCAGGCATGGTTTTTGCTGGCGGTGGCCATCTGGGTTGCAGTAGCGATGTTCGCAGCGTCGCGGGCACATTCCGCCACACTGCCGCAAGCGGTGCAAAGCACCTGCGTGGATTGCCACTCCGCGCTCGACGCCAACCTGAAAGTCACCGGCGAGCAGTATGCGCAGGACATCCATGCGCAAAAGGGACTGACCTGCGCCGGGTGTCACGGCGGCGATCCCACCAGCATGGAAGCCATGGACAAGAAAAAGGGCTTCAAGGGACACATTGACCGCAAAGCGATCCCGGAACTCTGTGCGAAGTGCCATTCCGATGGCGCCTACATGCGGCAGTACAACCCGTCGCTGCGCACCGACCAGTTGGCGCAATACAAGACCAGCGTGCACGGCAAGCGGCTGACGGGCGGCGATACCAAGGTCGCGGTCTGCATTGATTGCCACGGCGTGCATGGCATCCGCGCGGTGAAGGATCCGCGCTCGAAGGTGTTTCCGCTGAACGTGGCCGACACCTGTGCGCGCTGCCATGCCGACGGCAAGTACATGCAGGCATATCCGATCAAGCACGACCAGTTCGCCGGATACAGCAGCAGCGTGCATCACGAGGCGCTGGCGGTGCGCGGCGATCTGAGCGCGCCTACCTGCACCACCTGTCACGGCAACCATGGCGCGGCGCCGCCGGGCGTGACCGCCGTGGTCCATGTCTGCTCGACCTGCCACGTCTTCCAGGCGCAATTGTTCGATTCCAGCCCGCACAAGCCGGCGTTCGCGGCCGCCGGGCTGCCGGGATGCGTTACCTGTCACAGCAATCACCGCATCGTGCACCCGAGCGACGCCATGGTCGGCACCGGCCCGCAGGCGGTGTGCACCTCCTGCCACTCCCAGGGCGATGCCGGATTCGTGGCGGCAGCGGACATCAAGGAGCACCTGGTCGCGCTAGAAGCCGCCATCGGCAAATCCGACGAGGTGCTGACGCGCGCCGAGGAGTCCGGCATGGAGGTCAGCCAGGCGCAACTGGACCTGACATCCGCCCGCGATCAGCTCACCAAGGCGCGCGTGACCCTGCACAGCTTCACGCCGAAGAAGATTGACGAAGACATCAAAGTCGGCCAGGTGACGGCGGAGAAAACGCGGCTCGCCGGCGAGAAAGCGCTGCGCGAACGCGACTACCGCCGCATGGGACTGGGAATTTCGCTGGTCACGATCCTGGCAATGCTGGTCGGATTGAAGCTGTACATCGGTGAAATCGAGCGCAAATAGCATTTGGCCATCCTCGCCCCCCTGAACCCGGCCCGGTCTGCAGGCCGGGAATTTTTTGTCCGCGTGTGCGTCGTGCTACGATTCTCCGTTTTTGATCGTGGGGGAGGATCGTAGAAATGTTCAGGCGCGCTGCCGTCCTGCTATTTGTCCTGCTTGCTTCCGCACTGTTTGCCCAAACTTACAACCAAGCGCTCTTCAGCGGAATGAAATGGAGAGGCATCGGACCGTATCGGGGCGGGCGCGTGCTGGCGGTGACCGGCGTGCCCGGCGATCCCAATACGTTTTATTTCGGCGGCGTCGCCGGCGGCGTGTGGAAGACGGCGGATGCCGGCGCCACTTGGAAGCCGCTCACCGACAAGGAGCCGTTCACCTCCATCGGTTCGATCGCCGTGGCCGATTCCGACCACAACACCGTTTATGTCGGCACGGGCGAGGCCTGCATTCGCGGAAACATCACCTACGGCGACGGGGTTTGGAAATCGGTCGACGGCGGCAAGTCGTGGAAGCACGTCGGGCTGCCGGACTCGCGCCAGATTGGCGCCGTCATCGTCGATCCGAAGAATTCCAACATCGTGTACGTGGCCGCGCTCGGGCATGTGTACGCGCCCAGCGCCGAACGCGGCATCTACCGCACCACCGACGGCGGCGCGACGTGGCAGAAAGTTCTGTTCGTGAATGACAAGACCGGCGGCATTGACGTGGTGTTCGATCCGCAGAATCCGAACACGCTGTTCGCTGCCATGTGGGAGGTGTACCGCACGCCTTGGAGCTTGAATAGCG
This genomic stretch from Terriglobia bacterium harbors:
- a CDS encoding sigma-54 dependent transcriptional regulator, yielding MTPDGASVEILVVDDDAGLAGTLRDFLVEQGYTVVVALSGAEALAANQENPRLAVALVDLVMPLTDGLTLMEQIHQRNPDLPVVIMTGYATVETAVEAIKRGAEDYLTKPFDRQAVQKKVGRLMEVHRLRQRVAQLEANLKEVHDPFENLVFVSPQMQRVVERARAAAASDAAVLLVGETGTGKEMLARAIHGASRRAGEPFVAINCGALPRDLVESELFGFRRGAFTGAYHDAPGVFASAGRGTVFLDEIGEMPKDAQVKLLRVLQEKELRPVGGTRAVPVDVRIVAATNRPLAQLRSELLREDLYFRIATVVIEVPPLRARREDILVLAQHCAAQFSDRYGRHITLARSATELLLNHGFAGNVRELQNVLESVTALSQADPQTITDKDLKPLLGAPAASNARFEEHPLALEEMERVAIERSLRICQGNRTKAAALLGISRDTLYRKMRDLKIREGAEQAK
- a CDS encoding cytochrome c; this encodes MRRVDTLAFLGLFLLFAGAGTFLSKYTFLPLWVVWLVGPLLWYLGFAVLISWMLWRLFVPAADEAREPAQDEHAKPVRVSNFVEHDYDYEPLEPKMREVPVYGTLIILILLSSLFISQSYAADTAAAVFTGKCAMCHDADGHGKTAMGAKFNIKDLASPEVQKQSDAELTQVIAKGKNKMPAYDGKLTKDEIAQLSAYVKALGKKK
- a CDS encoding cytochrome bc complex cytochrome b subunit; translated protein: MSAFALVKDWLDERFGWAELTKPLRKKTVPMHRLSYWYFLGGITLFLFVIQVCTGILLLLYYRPSANEAFESVQYITTQVQFGWLVRSIHSWSANLMILTAFAHMFSVLFLKAYRKPRELTWITGALLLFLAMGFGFSGYLLPWNTLAFFATKVGTEVAGQVPIVGKWIVIFLRGGEDVTGATLTRFFGFHVAVLPGITTLLLAVHILLVQRFGISVPPSVEEQWKRDPAAAREMKFFPNFALREAFAWYIALGVLGALAALSPWGLGVKADPFAPAPAGIKPEWYFLFMFQTLKLIPAKIWFVDGDLLGVLGFGLAGAVWVLLPFVEGLKWRLGRMFVTGLGVFALAYIVSMTIYGYMAK
- a CDS encoding cytochrome c3 family protein, with product MSSIHNEIMEARAGERLRGTAPARASQAWFLLAVAIWVAVAMFAASRAHSATLPQAVQSTCVDCHSALDANLKVTGEQYAQDIHAQKGLTCAGCHGGDPTSMEAMDKKKGFKGHIDRKAIPELCAKCHSDGAYMRQYNPSLRTDQLAQYKTSVHGKRLTGGDTKVAVCIDCHGVHGIRAVKDPRSKVFPLNVADTCARCHADGKYMQAYPIKHDQFAGYSSSVHHEALAVRGDLSAPTCTTCHGNHGAAPPGVTAVVHVCSTCHVFQAQLFDSSPHKPAFAAAGLPGCVTCHSNHRIVHPSDAMVGTGPQAVCTSCHSQGDAGFVAAADIKEHLVALEAAIGKSDEVLTRAEESGMEVSQAQLDLTSARDQLTKARVTLHSFTPKKIDEDIKVGQVTAEKTRLAGEKALRERDYRRMGLGISLVTILAMLVGLKLYIGEIERK
- a CDS encoding Rieske (2Fe-2S) protein, producing the protein MASAASFIYPVLRYLIPPAATDMGGDTVVAGRVGELKPNTGKIFRFGSRPGLLILGADGEYRAMSATCTHLSCTVQYRSDLKQVWCACHNGTYDLAGRNVSGPPPRPLELFDVHVQGEEIVVRRKREA
- a CDS encoding c-type cytochrome; the encoded protein is MSRVQREFVLWVGIAVAALLLFVGILRFQYRNTQNRFAIAVTPQPARGDAVFRAKGCAKCHGESAAGGKLGPALRERAASLPQLVTAMWNHAPRMYEAMRQAKLPYPTLSYDETGQLVAYLYLTGYSDEPGDARRGQELFRTKQCARCHTSDGNPGGAPGVQQLAAADSPITWTQALWNHGSAMESSMRRQGIAWPRFQANELRDLYAYVRQASGRSGSETPVPSADPDRGWQVFQAKYCINCHSLKKAPGVVEVNAPPQRPRGPMLGPDGKLPPTFSQFGAAMLNHFPDMHRAMRSVGQMPPRFESQEILDLAVFLYGLHYLEPSGSPQVGASIFAWRGCADCHGARAEGTARGPALRGRGQPYTAVRLATNLWGHGTKMYEQSRKAGQTWPVLQESDVGDLLSFLNTPVGK
- a CDS encoding PAS domain S-box protein, with the protein product MALVFAFWALVENHYFRELNYVSLHYLYISRGIASSLLLASWAAWFVLRQRQIAEEELRRSRERYRGLLESSPGAVALFDGSLRVWEWNAAAERLYGFSKAEVIGNTLPTVPKNKEGELLALLEAVDAGTAVLDQETQRRNRQDQAIEVQLSLLPFGEGGRRYVMEVTHDIRERVRLRQTLLELEKLTTMGKMAAGTAHHLNTPMASMLLRVQMMRERAQHNHGCASDLEQLENTIGFCQQFVRRLLDFSRKPAPQKQPEEVAPLVEAVLGFMAPSFSAKKVRATANFAAIAGAQVLADRNQIETLLLTLLSNALDAVSTGGEIKICGHESRDTLEIEIRDNGCGISDSDSAHVFEPFFTTKPPGKGTGLGLAIARNIVAEHGGTIRLDGAPGQGAVASVRLPLWTAGRMNTAVFAQEATS